A section of the Sceloporus undulatus isolate JIND9_A2432 ecotype Alabama chromosome 3, SceUnd_v1.1, whole genome shotgun sequence genome encodes:
- the RNF168 gene encoding E3 ubiquitin-protein ligase RNF168, with translation MTRYLSPKSCDSLPPKLLFRKLEEENIGFSGESSKNSITLEEEEEMDEMPTLSPKTMISEARNTKDSYTEPAMLDSGTCTSTKSSLYGIDLSCISVRKIDGPSSVTHREDYMCFFSKRVTAGYDVKNDIFTGLTSHTTSDNQQDSNTAIFNQAKMEHSPSENQNRPLKLLTAEIPKRKSQESPSEAAADSSLNDKRRKTSIQIDEEEDINDIQKQMHLEHDKRRTSTQIDDEEDMNDTQNQMYLEQKLYEKLKQEEEDRLLALQLQREMDKEQKTLNRKKGSPDEYHLRPKTSQPAKESPMARKNSKISKNLKFPNSQTERELRRLRRSSHNENWGLANKLQTKSPAKEGTVLNCVLNSSKNAELLPSKQKTILQMFKRPATN, from the exons GTATTTGTCTCCAAAGTCCTGCGATTCCTTACCTCCTAAATTGCTCTTCAGAAAATTAGAGGAAGAAAACATTGGCTTTTCTGGG GAAAGTAGCAAAAATAGCATTACattagaggaggaagaagaaatggatGAAATGCCCACACTGTCTCCAAAAACTATGATCAGTGAGGCAAGAAATACTAAGGATTCTTATACAGAGCCAGCCATGCTTGACTCGGGTACATGTACCTCAACCAAATCCAGCCTTTATGGAATTGATCTGTCATGTATTTCTGTTCGCAAGATAGATGGACCTTCCAGTGTCACACATAGGGAAGACTATATGTGTTTTTTCTCAAAGAGAGTTACAGCTGGCTATGATgtaaaaaatgacatttttacTGGATTGACAAGCCATACAACATCTGATAACCAACAGGACAGTAACACTGCAATCTTTAACCAAGCAAAAATGGAACACAGTCCATCTGAAAATCAAAATCGGCCACTTAAACTGCTTACTGCAGAAATTCCTAAGAGAAAATCTCAAGAGTCAccctctgaagcagcagcagatTCATCCTTGAATGATAAAAGGAGAAAAACCTCTATACAAattgatgaagaagaagataTTAATGATATTCAAAAGCAAATGCATTTGGAGCATGATAAAAGGAGAACCTCTACACAAATTGATGATGAAGAGGATATGAATGATACGCAAAATCAAATGTATTTGGAGCAGAAACTTTATGAAAAGTTAAAGCAAGAAGAGGAAGACAGACTTCTAGCTCTGCAGCTACAGAGGGAGATGGACAAAGAGCAGAAAACACTAAATCGCAAAAAAGGTTCTCCAGATGAGTACCATTTACGCCCCAAAACATCTCAGCCAGCAAAAGAATCTCCAATGGCCAGAAAAAATAGCAAGATCTCAAAGAACTTGAAGTTCCCAAATAGCCAGACTGAAAGAGAGCTACGAAGGCTACGTAGAAGCTCCCACAATGAGAACTGGGGGCTTGCTAACAAACTTCAGACAAAGTCCCCTGCAAAAGAAGGGACTGTTTTGAACTGTGTCCTTAATAGTTCAAAGAATGCAGAATTATTGCCAAGCAAACAAAAGACAATCCTTCAAATGTTTAAGAGGCCAGCTACAAACTAG